The genome window CATGGCTGCCTTCTGGGTGGTGGAGTGCTTGCTCACTTGCCGGCCTCCGCGCCCGCCCCGGCGACCCGTGCCTGACGGCGGGTCACGGCGTTGTCGGTGGCGCCGGTGATGGCGGAGATGATGGTCTCCTGGCTGGCGTCGGCGACCGCGAAGACGCCGTTGTTGCGGCCCAGCCGGAGCACCGCGACCTGGTCCGCGACCGCGCGCACGTCGGCCATGTTGTGGCTGATCAGGATCACGCCGAGGCCGCGGTCGCGCAGCCGCTCGACCAGGTCGAGCACCTGGGCGGTCTGCTCGACGCCGAGCGCGGCGGTGGGCTCGTCGAGGATGACGATCTTCGGGTCGCCGATCAGCGCGCGGGCGATCGCGACCACCTGGCGCTGGCCGCCGGAGAGCGCGGCGACCGGGATCCGCACGCTGGGGATCCGGATCGACAGGGTGTCGAGCAGCTCCTTGGCCTTCTTCTCCATGGCCACCTCGTCGAGGCGCCCGCCGCGGATCAGCTCGCGGCCGAGGAAGAGGTTGGCGACCACGTCGAGGTTGTCGCAGAGCGCGAGGTCCTGGTAGACGGTGGCGACGCCGAGCGCCTGGGCGTCCTGAGGGCGGCTCAGGTGGACCTTGCGGCCCTCCCACTCGATGGTGCCCTCGTCGATCGGGTAGACGCCGGCGATCGTCTTGACCAGGGTGGACTTGCCGGCGCCGTTGTCGCCGACCAGGGCGACCACCTGTCCGGCGTGCACCTCCAGGTCGACACCGGTGAGCACCTGGACGGCGCCGAACCGCTTGGAGATGTCCCGCAGCGCGAGCACGGGTATGTCTGACTGAACCATCGGGGCTCCTTCGGGGTCGTCAAAAGGGGCGCACGGGGCTCAGGGATGGCCGGTACGCCGGAGTGCGGACGGGGGGCGCCGGCCGGACCACTGCTCAGGTCCGGCCGGCGGCCCGCCCGGTGAAGGGGCGTCGGTTACTGGGTGATCCCGGCGGCCTTGCAGGCGTCGGCGTACTGCGCGGTGCAGATGTCCGAGTACTTGTAGAGGCCGTCGGCGATGACCGTGTCCTTGATGTTGGCCTTGGTCACCACGACCGGGGTGAGCAGCAGCGACGGGATGTTGGCACCGTTGCTGCTGGTCGAGGCGGTGGCCACGCTGGTGACGTCCAGGCCCTTGGTCAGGTCGACGGCGATCTCGGCCGCGCCCTCGGCCTCCGGCTTGTAGGCCTTGTAGATGCTGTAGGCCTGGTCGCCGGTGAGGATCCGCTGGATCGCGTCGGAGGCCGCGTCCTGGCCGCCGACCGGGACGTTGATGCCCTGGGCCTTGAGGGCGGTGATGATGGCGGCGGCCATGCCGTCGTTGGCGGAGTAGACGGCCTGGAAGCCGTTCTTGCCGAGCGCGGTGATCGCGGCGCCGATCTTCTGGCTGGCCACAGTGGGCTTCCACTCGCCGGACTGCTCGTAGACGATCTTGCCGACGGCGCTGTCCAGCACCTTGTGGGCGCCGGCCTTGAACTGACCCGCGTTCGGGTCGTTGTCGTCACCGTTGATCATGACCACGTTGGCCGACTTGGCGTTCGCGCCCAGCGCGTCCACCAGCGCCTGGCCCTGCAGCTCGCCGACCTTCTCGTTGTCGAAGGAGACGTAGGCGGAGACCGGGCCGTCGGCCAGGCGGTCGTAGGCGACGACCTTGATGCCCTTGGCGTTCGCCTCCTGGACCCAGCTGGCGGTGCCCTTGGCGTTGACGGCGTCCAGCACGATCACCTTGACGCCCTGCGAGACCAGGGTGTCGAACTGCTGCTTCTGGGTGGAGGCGTCGCCGTTGGCGTTGTTGTAGGTGACGCTGCAGTCGGAGCAGAGCGCCTTGACCTTCGCCTCGAACAGCGGCTTGTCGAAGGACTCGTAACGCACCGACGAGGAGTTCTCCGGGAGGAGCAGACCGATGGTCTTGCTGCCGCTCGACCCCGCGTTGGAGGAGCTGCTGCTGCCACCGGCCTTGCCACAGGCAGCCATGGTGAGAGCCATCGAGACAGCGGCGGTGCCGATGACAACGCGACGCATCATTGCGTTCATGGTGGGGGGAGCCTCCCTGACAGAGCCGCAACGTCGCGGCGAGGTGGGAAGGAGTCAACCCCCCTCCCCACTATGCCGTCAACATGTGAACCCAAGGCTCCCTGGATCCAAATCTTTTCGTTACCTTCCTGAAGGCTAAGCTGAGACCAAAGTGTCCGATCCTGCACCGTTTCGTCCCCCTTGTGAGGGACGACGGAACGTCAGGAGCGGGTACCGGCAGTGGGCGTGACGTGTCCGATTGCGCCGGTTTCGCCCATCTCGCTCATCACCAGCGCCAGCGCCCCCAGCACCTCGGCGCGGCCGCCCAGGGTGCCCGGCACGACCGAGAGCTGACGGGCCGCCGACGGGATCGCGTACCGCGCCACGGAGTCGCGGATCGGGGAAAGCACCAGCTCACCGGCGTCGGCGAGGTCACCGCCGAGGATCACCCGACGGGGGTTCAGCAGGTTGCACAGGGTCGCCACGCCGGTCCCGATCTGCCGACCGGCGTCCGCCAGCACCCGTCGGCAGCCCAGGTCGCCCTGCTGGGCCAACCGGACCACCTCGGAGAGCGTCAACTCTCGCTGGTGGCTCGCGTTCAAGAGGTTGAGCAGGTACTCGGCCCCGACGAAGGTCTCCAGGCAGCCCCGGTTGCCGCAGCGGCAGACCGGCCCGGACTCGTCCAGCGTGATGTGCCCGATCTCGCCCGCGGTGCCGCCCGGCCCGCGGTAGATCTGCCCGTTGATGACCAGTCCGGAGCCCACGCCGCTGGCCACCTTGATGTACGCCAGGTCGGTCAGCCCGCGCCCGGCGCCCCAGACCAGCTCGCCGAGCGCGCCCAGGTTGGCGTCGTTGTCCACGTGCACCGGCATGCCGAGCCGGGTCGACAGCTCCCGGCCCGGGGCGATCCCGGTCCAGCCCGGCAGGATCGCGGTGGAGCCGAGCGCCCCGGTCTCCACGTCGATCGGCCCGGGCACCCCGAGGCCCACCCCGATCACCTTGTCCGGCCGGAACCCGGCCTGCGCCAGCAGCCGTTCGACCAGCGCCTCGGCCCGCGCGAAGCCCTGCTCGGCGGAGACGTCCACGTTCATCGGCTCGCTCTCCTCGGCGAGCACCCGGTGCGCCAGGTTGCCGACCGCCACCCGCAGGTGGGAGTGGCCGAAGTCGATGCCGACCACGATGCCGGCGTCCCCGCTGAGCGAGACGCTGCGGGCCCGCCGGCCGCCCGAGGAGGTGTCGGCCACCACCACGGTGCCGCCCTCCTTGAGCTCGCGCACGATGTTGGAGACCGTGGCGGCCGACAGGCCGGTGCTGCGGGCGATCTCGGCCTGGGTCAGCGACCCGGCCATCCGCACCGCGCGCAGCACGCGCTCCAGGTTTGCGCGGTGCAGCGAAGACTGCGAACCCGGCGTGTCCATGGACATGAATTACCCTCCTCAGGGCGCGGGAACCCGACCGTCCCCGCCCCGCGCCGCGCCGTTGCGGCGGAGCTCGCGTCTACCAGAAGTTCACCTTCAACTTGTGAACTCTATGCCGAGCGGGCCCCCGCCCGCGCTCGCCCCGGCCCCGGGCGGCCCGTGAACCCTTCGACCGGCCCGGTCGGCTCCACCTCTACGATGTCCCTTGTTCTCAGCCACCCCACCCGCCGCCGACGCCACACGGCACCCGGGTCGGGGGGCGCACTCCACACGGACGATGACGGGGAATCACATGGCAGGGGATCAGCCGGACCAGCGGACCCAACTCGACGGGGCGTCGGTTCCGCCGCCGGCCCAGCCGCCGGCCGGCGGCGCGGACATCAACTACCAGCCGACCGCGACGGCCTTCCCCGCGCAGGCGGGAGGGGGCGCGGACACCCCGGCACCCGGCGCACCGGTCGGCCCGTACGACCCGCAGGCCGCGGCCGGCTACGGCTACCCGCAGCCCGGCCCGGCCCAGCCCGCGCCGCCGCAGTCCGGCTACGGCGCCCCGCAGGCCGGCTACGGCCAGCCCGCCCCCGGCCCCAACTACGCCTACCCCCAGCCGCCGCAGCAGCAGCCCCAGCCGAACTACTACCCCGGCCCGCCGACGCAGCCCCCGGTCAAGCAGCGCAACCCCGTGATGGTCTTCGGCGCGATCGCCGGCAGCGTCCTGGCGATCGGCATCGTGATCGGCCTGATCGTGCTCTTCCAGCCGAACCACAACCCCGGCAGCACGGCCGGCAGCACCTCGGGCACCGCCGGCGGCCCCGGCACCACCACCAACGCCCCCGTCGCCAACGCGCTGAACGCCACCTGGACGGCGCCCAAGCCGACCGACGGCGGCGCCGACCACCGCCTGCTGGGCGTGTGGACCACCGGCAAGCTGGTGATCCGCGGCGACGCCGAGGCGCTCACCGCCTACAACCAGAGCGACGGCCAGGTGGCCTGGACGCTGCCCTCGCCGAGCGGCACCAAGGCGTTCTGCAGCATGTCCCGGGACGCCAACAGCAACAACATCGGCGCCGTCAGCTTCAACCTGGGCGACGACGACTGCTCCGCCGTCGGCGCGGTCGACGCCACCACCGGCAAGCTGATCTTCAAGGTCGGCCAGCCGCAGGGGCAGAGCAAGAGCTTCGACACCCAGGTCACCGTCACCGACACCTCGATCGCCGCGGCCAGCGGTTCGCTGCTGGCCGGCTTCAGCATCACCGACGGCCACCAGCTGTGGAGCTACCAGCCGCGCGGCCAGTTCTGCAACGACAGCGCCGACGCGGCCGGCGGCCTGGTGGTGGTCAGCGACTTCTGCGCCGACTCCAGCCCCACCCAGGTGATGCAGGTGCTGAACGCCGACACCGGCAAGTCCACCGCCTCGATCACCCTGAGCACCGAGAACGACCGGATCAGCCAGATCGTCTCGGTCAAGCCGCTGGTGGTGCAGGTCAGTTCGGACAGCGACTCGGACTACCTGCTGCAGATCGACAACAGCGGCAACGCCGGCAACAAGATCCCGCTCAAGGTGACCGGCCAGGACAAGCTCCAGCTGTCCAGCGCCTCCGCCGCCGAGGCGAAGGACGTGGTGATCGGCAACACCCTGTACGTGCAGGTCGAGCAGAACAGCAAGCCGGCCGTCGAGGCCCTCGACCTGGGCACCGGCAAGGCGCTGTGGACCTCGGACGGCGGCGCCGCCCAGGGCCTGCGACTGGTCGACAAGTCCTCGGTCAGCAGCCCCGCGGTGATCGCCATCGACGGCTACGACAAGGGCGCCCGGCTCGGCAACCTGTCCACCACCGACGGCAGCTTCACCCCGATCGCCAGCTTCAACAAGAAGGACCTGGGCTTCATGAGCTTCTCGGACACCGAGGTGCTGATGTCGAACGACACCAAGAGCGTGCTCGCCGTCCAGGGCCTGCCGATCGAGAACACCGTGCAGATGTTCAACCGGAAGTGACGCGGCGACCGCGAACCGCGAACCACGCACCGGCGCCGACCGGGTGACACGGTGCCGGACGGGCCGGAGTGGGAATCCACTCCGGCCCGTCGTGCATGACATGGGAGGATGCGGCCAAGAAGCCTGACAAAGGAGTCCTGCGAGTGCCTGGCACCAACTTGACCCGTGAGGAGGCCCGCAGCCGGGCCGCGCTCCTCCACGTGAACGCGTACGACATCGAGCTCGACCTGAGCTCTGCCCGCGACACGGCGACCTTCCGGTCCACCACCACGGTCCGGTTCACCGCCACCGAGCCCGGCGCCGCCACCTTCATCGACCTGGTCGCCCCGGCCGTGCACGAGATCGTGCTGAACGGCCGCCAGATCGACCCCGCCGCCTTCGCCGACAGCCGGATCGCGCTCACCGACCTGGCCGCGGAGAACGAGCTGCGGGTGGTCGCCGACTGCGCCTACACCAACACCGGTGAGGGCCTGCACCGCTTCGTCGACCCGGTCGACGGCGAGACCTACCTGTACAGCCAGTTCGAGGTGCCGGACGCCCGCCGGGTGTTCGCCTCGTTCGAGCAGCCGGACCTGAAGGCCGCCTTCGCCTTCACCGTGCTCGCGCCGCGCGGCTGGGTCGTGGTCTCCAACTCGCCGACCCCCGAGCCGGTCGGCGACGGCGAGGTGCAGACCTGGCGGTTCGCCCCGACCGGGCGGATCTCCAGCTACATCACCGCGGTCATCGCCGGCCCGTACAGCGGCGTCTTCGACAGCTACACCGACGGCGACCAGGTCGTGCCGCTGGGCATCTACTGCCGTCCGTCGCTGCGGGAGTACCTGGACGCCGAGGCGATCTTCGACGTCACCAAGCAGGGCTTCCGGTACTTCCAGGAGAAGTTCGACACCCCGTACCCGTTCGAGAAGTACGACCAGCTCTTCGTGCCGGAGTTCAACGCCGGCGCGATGGAGAACGCGGGCGCGGTCACCCTTCGCGACCAGTACGTCTTCCGCTCCAAGGTCACCGACACCTCCTACGAGGCCCGGGCCACCACGATCCTGCACGAGCTGGCCCACATGTGGTTCGGCAACCTGGTCACCATGGAGTGGTGGAACGACCTCTGGCTGAACGAGTCGTTCGCCACCTACGCGGAGATGGTCGCCCTGGTCGAGCCCGCGGGCACCCGCTGGCCGAACGGCTGGACCACCTTCGCCAACCAGATGAAGACCTGGGCCTACCGGCAGGACCAACTGCCCTCCACCCACCCGATCATGGCCGAGATCAACGACCTCGAAGACGTCATGGTCAACTTCGACGGCATCACCTACGCCAAGGGCGCCTCGGTGCTCAAGCAGCTGGTGGCGTACGTCGGCCAGGACGCCTTCTTCAAGGGCCTGCAGGCCTACTTCAAGCGGCACGCCTGGGGCAACACCACCCTGGCCGACCTGCTCAGCGCGCTCGAAGAGACCAGCGGGCGCGACCTCAAGGCCTGGTCCGGCGCCTGGCTGGAGACCGCCGGCATCAACGTGCTGCGCCCCGAGCTCAGCACCGACGCCGACGGCCTGATCACCGCCTTCGCGGTCCGCCAGGAGGCCCCCGAACTGCCCGCCGGCGCCAAGGGCGTGGCCGCGCTGCGCCCGCACCGGATCGCCGTCGGCTGCTACGACCTGGTCGACGGCCAGCTGGTCCGCACCCACCGGGTCGAGCTCGACGTGGACGGCGAGCTCACCGAGGTGCCCGAGCTGGTCGGCCGCCCCCGGCCCACCGTGGTGCTGCTCAACGACGACGACCTGTCCTACGCCAAGCTGCGCCTGGACGCCGACTCGCTCGCCGCGGTCACCGCGCACCTGGGCGACTTCGCCGACTCGCTGCCGCGCGCGCTGGTCTGGGCCGGCGCCTGGGACATGACCCGGGACGGCGAGCTGGCCACCCGCGACTACCTGGAGCTGGCCGTCGCCGGTCTGCCGAAGGAGAGCGACATCGGCGTGGTGCAGTCGGTGCAGAACCAGGTCCGCAGCGCGCTCAACCTGTACGCCGACCCGGCCTGGCGCGAGCAGGGCCTGGCCCGCTGGGCCGCCGTCGCCGAGGAGAACCTGCGCGCGGCCGCCCCGGGCGGCGACCACCAGCTCGCCTGGGCCAAGGCGCTGGCCGCGGTGGCCCGTTCGCCGGAGCAGCTGGCGCTGCTGGAGGGCCTGCTGGCGGGCACCGCCGAGCTGGCCGGGCTGGCCGTGGACACCGACCTGCGCTGGGACCTGCTGGTCCGGCTGGTCGCCACCGGCCGCGCCGGCGACGCCGCGATCGACGCCGAGCTGGCCCGCGACAACACCGCGACCGGCCAGGAGCGGGCCGCCTCCTGCCGCGCCGCCCGCCCGACCGCCGAGGCCAAGGCCGAGGCCTGGGCCAGCGTGGTGGACTCCGACACGCTGACCAACTACGTGCAGGACGCGGTGATCGGCGGCTTCCAGGTCGGCGACCAGCGCGAGCTGCTGGCCCCGTACACGGCGAAGTACTTCGACTCGCTGAAGGCCGTGTGGGAGTCCCGCAGCCACGAGATCGCCCAGCAGATCATCGTCGGCCTGTACCCGGTCTACCAGGTCAGCCAGGCCACCCTGGACGCGACCGACGCCTGGCTCGCCGCCGCCGACCCGGCCCCGGCGCTGGCCCGCCTGGTCATCGAGTCGCGCGCCGGCATCGAGCGCGCGCTGCGCGCCCAGGCCGTCGACGCCGCGGCCGGCTGACGGTCCGACGGCTGACGGCTGATCAACGGCTCCCGGGTGGCGTGCTGCCGCCCGGGAGCCGTTGCGCGTCCGGGGCCGTCCCAAGGGAGCGTCAGCTCTCAAGGAAGCGTCAGGTCGAAGACCGTGCCGGGCGGCGGGCTCGGGCGCAGCGTGAGGGTGCCGCCGTGCGCGGCGGCGATGGCGTGCGCGATCGCCAGCCCGAGGCCGGTGCCGCCCGTGGAGCGGGCCCGCGACTGGTCGCCGCGGGCGAACCGCTCGAACAGGTGCGGCCGCAGCTCCTCGGGGATGCCCGGGCCGTCGTCGCAGACCGAGAGCCGGCCGGCGGTCACCCGCACCGTCACCGTGGTGCCGGGCGGGGTGTGCCGGTGCGCGTTGCCCAGCAGGTTGGCCACCACCTGGCGCAGCCGGTCCTCGTCACCCGTCACCAGGACCGGCTCGGCGGGCAGTTCCAGCCGCCAGTGGTGGCCCGGCGCCGCCGCCCGGGCGTCCGCCGCACCGTCCAGCGCCAACCGGGTGAGGTCCACCTCGGCGCTGGCCAGTGGGCGCCCCGCGTCCAGCCGGGCGAGCAGCAGCAGGTCGTCCACGATGGTGCCCATCCGCCGCGACTCGGCCTCGATCCGCTCCAGCGCGTGCCGCACCGGCTCGGCCATCGGCTCCGGGTGACGCAGCGCCAGTTCGGCGTGCCCGCGCACGGTGGCCACCGGCGTGCGCAGCTCGTGGCCCGCGTCGGCGGCGAACGAGCGCAGCCGGTCCGCCACTTGGTGCCGCTGGTCGAGCGCGTCCTCGACGTGCCCGAGCATCCGGTTGAGGGCCAGCCCGACCCGTCCGGTCTCGGTGTCCGGGTCGGCGTCGGCGGCCGGCACCCGCTCGGTCAGCACCACCTCGCCGCGGGCCAGCGGCAGCGCGCTGACCCGGGTGGCGGTGGCGGCGATCCGGTCCAGCGGGCGCAGCGCGAGCCGCAGCCAGATCAGTCCGGCGCCGCCGGCCACCGCCACGGCGACCGCGAAGACGGTCAGCTCCAGCAGCATCACCTGGCGCTCGGTGGCCTCCGCCTGGGCCAGCGGCAGCCCGGTGACCAGCACGTCGCCGTCGGCGCCGGCCACCGCGCGGACCCGGTACTCGCCGAGGTCGGCGACCCGCACCGAGCGGGCCGGCCCGCCCACCCGCAGGGCGGCCAGCAGTTGCTGGTCGTGCCCGGAGAGGGCGACCCGGTCGTCGGTGTCGGCGGTCTCGGTGCCGGCGGCCACCGCCGCGTCGTCGGCGTCGCCGTCCACCACCCCGGCATTGGTGACCCGGCCGTCCAGCAGCCGGGCGCCGAAGGTGCCGGGGGCCTGCGCCCGGGTGTCGCCGCGCCCGCCCTCCGGGTGCTCCAGGCTGGCCGCGTACCGGCCGCCGGTGTCGGCGAGTTGCTGGTCCAGCCGGTCCATGAGGTAGGTGCGCAGCACGGTGGTGACCACCACGCCGACGCCGGCGAAGATCACCAGCAGCAGCGCCAGCAGGCCGGCCAGCAGCCGCACCCGCAGCGAGCGCTGTCGCAGCGGGCGCCGTCGCAGCGGGCGCTGTCGGCCGCCCCGGCGCAGCCTCACTGCGCCGACCTCACTGCGCCGCCTTGAGCAGGTAGCCGGCACCCCGGACGGTGTGGATCATCGGGCTCCGGCCGGCGTCGATCTTCTTGCGCAGGTAGCTGATGTAGAGCTCGACCACGTGCGCCTGCCCGCCGAAGTCGTAGGACCAGACGGCGTCCAGGATCTGCGCCTTGCTGAGCACCTGGCGCGGGTGGCGCAGCAGGTAGTGCAGCAGCGCGTACTCGGTCGGGCTGAGCTCGACCGGCTGCCCTCCCCGGGTCACCTCGCGGGCGGACTCGACCAGCACCAGGTCCCCGAGCACCAGGGCGTCGGGCGGCAGGACGGCGGCGTGCGGGTCCCCCCAACCGGCGGCCGGGGGATCGACCCGGCGCAGCAGCCCGCGCAGCCGGACCACCACCTCGGCCAGGCTGAACGGCTTGGTCACGTAGTCGTCGCCGCCGGCCGCGATGCCGGCGATCCGGTCCTCCACCGCGTCCCGCGCGGTGAGGAAGAGCACCCGCACCTCGGGCTGGTGCGCGTGGATCCGTTCCAGCACGGCCAGGCCGTCCAGGTCGGGCAGCATCATGTCGAGCACCACGGCGTCGGGCCCCCAGCTGCGGGCGGCCTCGACCGCCTCGGTGCCGGTGGCGGCGCCGAGCGCCTGCCAGCCCTCGTACCGGAGGGCCCCGCAGAGCACCTCGACCAGATCGGGCTCGTCGTCCACGACGAGGATGCGGCGGGTCATGGCGGCCATTCTGTCCGGTTCGGATGAGAAAGCGCTGAGATCCTCTTTCCGCCGCACCCCCTCTGAGCTGCGGAAACTACGATCCGTTCGGATGGATTCAGAGCGAACTGAGAGCTCCTGCTGGCAACGTTGCGGTCGTCGAGGGCAAGAAGGCGAGGGAACGTGAGCACAGTCACCCAGCATCGCGGCCGGCGTGCGGCACCCACCCCGGCACCGACCGACGAGCTGGCCGCCGCCGCGGCCCCCGCCGTCGTGGTGCCGGCGCTGATCGCGATCGGCGCGCTGGCGGTGCTGGCGGTCTGGTGGCGGGACACCTCGATGGTGCGCGGCGCGGACGAGTGGTTGACCAACGGCTCCCGGATAGCCGGCCTGCTGGCCGGCTACGGCGCCCCGGTGCTGCTGGTCCTGATGGCCCGGATCCCGGTGCTGGAGCGCTGGGTCGGCGCCGACCGGCTGGCCCGCTGGCACGCGATCGGCGGACGCTACGTGGTGGGCCTGGTCGTCCTGCACGTGCTGACGGTGATCTGGGGCTACTCGTTGACGGCGCACCAGGACGTCGTCTCGCAGACCTGGGAGCTGGTCTTCCACTACCCCGACATGATCAAGGCCACCCTGGGCACCGTGCTGATGCTGGGCACCGGCGCGGTCTCCGCCCGGGCGGCCCGCCGCCGGCTCAGCTACGAGGCCTGGTACTACCTGCACCTGGCCACCTACCTGGCGATCGCCCTGGCCTTCGGGCACCAGCTGGCGAACGGCGCCGACCTGGTCGAGGGCCCCGGGCTGCTCGGCTGGTGGACGCTCTACCTGGGCTCCTTCGGGCTGCTGTTCTGGTTCCGGCTGGCCGCGCCGTTCCTGAGTGACCGGCGGCACCGGCTGCGGATCGCCGAGGTGCGGCCGGAGGCGGACGGGGTGGTCTCGATCTTCCTCACCGGGCAGCGGCTGGACGAGCTGCGCTGCGAGTCCGGCCAGTTCTTCCGGCTTCAGTTCCTGGCCCCGGGGCTGCGCTGGGCGTCCAACCCGTACTCGCTCTCGGCGCCGCCGCACCCGAAGTTCCTCCGGTTCACCGTGAAGGACCTGGGCGGGCACAGCTCGGCGGTGGCCGCGCTGCGGCCCGGGGTGCGGGTGCGCGCCGAGGGGCCGTACGGGGCGTTCACCGCGCGCCGCCGGGTGGCCAAGGGCCGCCGGGTGCTGCTGATCGCGGCGGGCGTGGGGATCACGCCGATCCGCACCCTCTTCGAGACCCTGCCGGCCGGCCAGGGCGAGCTGACCCTGCTCTACCGGGTCCGCCGCGAGGAGGACGTACTCTTCCGGGACGAGCTGGAGCGGGTCGCCGCCCGGCGCCGGGCCAAGCTGCACCTGCTGGTGGGCTCCCGGCGGGAGGTCGGCGACCCCTTCACGGCGGCCGCGCTGAGCCGGCTGGTCCCCGGGCTGCGCGGCCACGAGGTCTTCCTCTGCGGTCCGACCGAGCTGACCGAGCAGCTGATCCGCGAACTGTGCGAGGCCGGCGTGGCCAAGCACCGGATCCACCACGAGTCCTTCGTCTTCTGAATCCCTGAAGGAGTCTCGGCTGATGCGCCGAATGATCATCACCAGTGCGGCCACCGCGGCCGGCATCGTCCTGCTGCTCTCGCTGAAGCCGCACGGCACCGTCACGCCGCAGGCCGAGCCGGTGATCTCCTCCGACACCGGCTCGGCGGCGCCGGTGGGTGACGCCTCGTCGGGATCGCCCTCCGCGTCGTCCCCGTCGTCCCCGTCGTCCGCGGGCGGCTCGGACACCAAGACGGTCACCGGCAGCGCGATCGACACCCGCTACGGCCCGGTGCAGGTGCGGATCACCGTGACCGGCGGCAAGCTCACCAAGGTCGACGTGCTGCAGTACCCGACCGAGAGCAACCGGGACGTGGAGATCAACACCTTCGCGATACCGCAGCTCAACC of Kitasatospora viridis contains these proteins:
- a CDS encoding ferredoxin reductase family protein translates to MSTVTQHRGRRAAPTPAPTDELAAAAAPAVVVPALIAIGALAVLAVWWRDTSMVRGADEWLTNGSRIAGLLAGYGAPVLLVLMARIPVLERWVGADRLARWHAIGGRYVVGLVVLHVLTVIWGYSLTAHQDVVSQTWELVFHYPDMIKATLGTVLMLGTGAVSARAARRRLSYEAWYYLHLATYLAIALAFGHQLANGADLVEGPGLLGWWTLYLGSFGLLFWFRLAAPFLSDRRHRLRIAEVRPEADGVVSIFLTGQRLDELRCESGQFFRLQFLAPGLRWASNPYSLSAPPHPKFLRFTVKDLGGHSSAVAALRPGVRVRAEGPYGAFTARRRVAKGRRVLLIAAGVGITPIRTLFETLPAGQGELTLLYRVRREEDVLFRDELERVAARRRAKLHLLVGSRREVGDPFTAAALSRLVPGLRGHEVFLCGPTELTEQLIRELCEAGVAKHRIHHESFVF
- a CDS encoding FMN-binding protein encodes the protein MRRMIITSAATAAGIVLLLSLKPHGTVTPQAEPVISSDTGSAAPVGDASSGSPSASSPSSPSSAGGSDTKTVTGSAIDTRYGPVQVRITVTGGKLTKVDVLQYPTESNRDVEINTFAIPQLNQEAITAGNANIDSVSGATYTTDGYTRSLQSALDQAGVH